One part of the Thermococcus radiotolerans genome encodes these proteins:
- a CDS encoding lipoate--protein ligase family protein — translation MSLRVLVFDSGDPKFDLAFEEALARLRARDKIPDTLRLWRTSRSVVLGYFRSAEEDVNLDVASNEGIPLIRRFSGGGTVYLDRGCVNYSIVMKREVEFPISYLYGTVLQGTLTALESLGLSPYLRNTNDVVVNGRKVSGTAASIRWGVLFLHGSVLVDADLMTLRALLRVPGRLKPSVDPVKYRVANLLEFVEGLDVDSVMDALIGGYSKVLSEDAYVDEPSKEELDVARILYRFKYSHEEWNLRLPSSHLASIEENVETELRGLGL, via the coding sequence ATGTCCCTCCGGGTGTTGGTCTTCGATAGCGGCGACCCAAAGTTCGACCTGGCCTTTGAGGAGGCCCTGGCCAGATTGCGGGCTAGGGATAAGATTCCCGACACCCTTCGCCTCTGGAGGACTTCACGCTCCGTCGTTCTCGGGTACTTCAGAAGCGCCGAGGAGGACGTCAATCTCGACGTGGCCAGTAATGAGGGAATCCCCCTCATCAGGCGCTTCAGCGGTGGGGGTACCGTGTACCTAGACCGGGGCTGCGTGAACTACTCAATAGTCATGAAGAGAGAGGTTGAGTTCCCCATATCGTACCTCTACGGGACCGTCCTCCAGGGCACGCTCACCGCCCTCGAGTCCCTGGGCCTCTCCCCTTACCTCAGGAACACGAACGACGTTGTCGTGAACGGAAGAAAGGTTTCGGGAACCGCCGCGAGCATCAGGTGGGGTGTTCTCTTTCTACACGGCTCTGTCCTGGTTGATGCGGATTTAATGACACTCCGGGCTCTACTCAGGGTCCCGGGGAGACTCAAGCCCTCCGTTGACCCTGTGAAGTACCGCGTGGCAAACCTCCTTGAGTTCGTTGAGGGACTCGATGTGGATAGTGTCATGGATGCTCTGATTGGAGGGTATTCCAAGGTGCTTTCGGAGGACGCTTACGTGGATGAGCCGTCGAAGGAGGAGCTTGACGTTGCCAGGATTCTCTACCGCTTCAAGTACTCTCACGAAGAATGGAACCTCAGGCTCCCCTCATCTCATCTGGCGAGTATTGAGGAAAACGTAGAAACGGAACTGAGAGGGCTGGGCCTCTAA